The Methanosarcina barkeri str. Wiesmoor DNA segment CTTGCCTTCTCTTGCGTGCAGATGGCAAAAATCAAGGCAGGGCATGACCCCTTCGATTTCTGCACTCAATGCAAGCACTTCTTCAAGCGTTCCAAATTGTGTACGCTTACCCATAGTTTCAGGACGCAGGACTGCAGGGATTCCTTCCTCCCGGAATTGTCCGGTAAGTTCTTTGAGGGCTTTTGATATGCTCTCAAAAGTGCTTTTTTTGCTGCTTTTCTGATAAAAGCCGGCATGCAGTATGATTGATTCAGCTCCGCAGAGGCTACCTATTTTTGCGGCATTGTAAATTCTTTCCAGGCTGGCTTTTAATTTTTTTTCTTCATAAGAATTCAGGTTGATGTAATACGGAGCATGGACGCTCAAGGCTACCTCTTCGTTATTTGCAGTTTCCAGGACGTTTTTTGCCCCTTTTTCGCCCATGCGTACTCCCTGAACAAATTCAAGTTCCATACAGTCAAGGTCAAGTTCCCTGATCCTTTTGATTCCTGAGATACTACTTGTTCCTTTTGTGCTTCTCGGAATTCCTGCGGTTCCGAAAAGTAGATCTTTCGAGGGCATTTTCAACTGTCCTTTTAGAAAATTCCCACAAAATCTTTTAGCTGCTTTGCCCTCTCAGGAGACAGCTTCTCGGAGACTACTGAAACCAACTCTTCAAGGTCTTCGTCCAGGGACTGAACATCCTCCTTTCCTTCAAGGGCAAGCCCTATGAGGTAATCAAGTTCCTCAGGGTCCAGTCTCTCCAGTCTTTTTCTGAAATCTTCAGAAGACTCGGCAAACTTATGTGATACCGGGCGCAGGATAAAGGGGAACTGGTGTCCTGCTTCCCTGGAAATTAAGTTTCCTCTGGCTTCGGGAGCAAGCTTGTTAAAAATTTCAATGTCCTTCTGTGTAAATTCTCTGGGCATATTATCACTTTATGGCTCTACCCTGATTTATAGTTACTTTAATATAATTATAATAAAGTCTAGTTGTTTAGTGTTATTACTAATTTTTAGAGTTCAATTTTTAGAGTTCAATTCTTAGTGTTCAATTCTTAATGTTCAATTCTTAGTGTTACAATGCTTAATGTTCTTTTTCAATCTGCCGTGCCTGTCAATCTCCCCTTTTGCAATCCTTGTCGAGGAAATCGGGATTCCATCCTCAGCCATTACATACTCAACATATACGATTTCAAGGAGCTTCTTTCCTTTTTCTTCCCTGATGCGGTTCATTTTAAGGGCGACCGGATAAGTCTCAGGAGACACAATTATATAATCGAAATCCTCTTCGAGAGCAGGGCCGTAGGGATCATTCAGCTTTGTAATTTCATATCTGTCATCTGG contains these protein-coding regions:
- a CDS encoding TIM barrel protein; this encodes MPSKDLLFGTAGIPRSTKGTSSISGIKRIRELDLDCMELEFVQGVRMGEKGAKNVLETANNEEVALSVHAPYYINLNSYEEKKLKASLERIYNAAKIGSLCGAESIILHAGFYQKSSKKSTFESISKALKELTGQFREEGIPAVLRPETMGKRTQFGTLEEVLALSAEIEGVMPCLDFCHLHAREGKENSYSEFTEILSRVEESLGKEGLSNMHMHVSGVEYGTNGEKRHLALKESDLNYPELMKALKEFKARGRVILESPILEEDALMLRMLYNEIQF
- a CDS encoding phosphopantetheine adenylyltransferase — its product is MPKVAVGGTFQYFHDGHAKLIEKAFEIAEDGKVHIGLTSDEMLSKSHSVDNYEKRRNWLLQYIKEMGIPDDRYEITKLNDPYGPALEEDFDYIIVSPETYPVALKMNRIREEKGKKLLEIVYVEYVMAEDGIPISSTRIAKGEIDRHGRLKKNIKHCNTKN